A region from the Medicago truncatula cultivar Jemalong A17 chromosome 6, MtrunA17r5.0-ANR, whole genome shotgun sequence genome encodes:
- the LOC25495363 gene encoding disease resistance protein RUN1: MHPYMSSYSEARSKWRKVSIVTRAVFNFKSLLYGRNESRIHDVFLSFRGEDTRSSFTSHLYASLRNSGIKVFREDDSLQRGDHISTSLLRAIEQSRMSIIIFSTNYAESRWCLDELVKIMECNRTIGQIVLPVFLDVDPSEVRHQTSEFGKAFQILLNRRIEKEEPELIEFNLEMKWRTALRQAAGLAGFVVLNLRNESDVIEDIVENVTRKLDKADLFIANNPVGVESRVQDMIQLLDQDIQLSNDVLLLGMWGMGGVGKTTIAKAIYNKIGRNFEGRSFLANIREVWDETAGKLNLQEQLLFDICKVTAKVPSIESGKTILKDRLSQKRVLILLDDVTTLDQLNALCGSRKWFGSGSRIIITTRDRHILRGNRVNKVFKMKHMDESESIKLFSWHAFKQAGPTKDFAAISRKVVEYSGGLPLALEVLGSYLFDREVTEWKSVLDKLKRIPNNQVQEKLRISYDALNDDTEKEIFLDIACFFIGMDRNDVTLILNGCGLFAEIGISILVERSLVIVDKKNKLGMHDLLRDMGREIVRGKSPEELEERCRLWFQEDALQVLSEQTGTKTIKGLALKLPRSNEKCFSTKAFKKMKRLRLLQLAGVNLDGDFEYLSRNLIWLSWNGCCLPHIPENFYRENLVSIELENSNVKLLWKVAQRMEKLKILNLSHSHCLMHTPDFSYMPNLEKLVLKDCPILSEVSPTIGKLSEILLIDLEDCVSLRNLPRSIYKLKSLKTLILSGCIMIDKLEEDIEQMESLTTLLAHKTAIKRIPFSVVRSKSIGYISLCGYEGFSRDVFPSIILSWMSPTNNLPSLFQTSTIMPSLVPLDVPHSSSHELSSISKYLPSLRSLWVECSSEHQLSNDATIILDALYATLSKDVESTSATSQISNMITSALTQHCDQLHVPCSELSMKSVLIQMGMNCQVTNNLKENMLQKMDGNGFGEDSSVTYNCEGSSVTFEVPQMKGRMLKTIMICIVYSSTPDNIASDGLTNLLVKNYTKSTIQLYKREALISFEDEEGQRVVSSIEPGNKVDFVVVFENGFVVKRTTVYLIYDEPIAEKGEECHAQDKNVIVSSGDENECFLGEISSHAQHKNESIVCSGEENECFVRKVSPQVVPVDDLTQQKKKNLQRKWKTIKQC, from the exons ATGCATCCATATATGTCTTCCTACAGTGAAGCGAGATCTAAATGGAGAAAAGTTAGTATAGTAACAAGAGCAGTGTTTAACTTCAAATCTCTCCTTTATGGTAGAAATGAATCAAGGATCCATGATGTGTTCTTAAGTTTCAGAGGAGAGGACACTCGCTCTTCATTCACTTCACATCTCTATGCTTCTCTTCGAAACTCTGGAATCAAAGTTTTTAGGGAAGACGATTCTCTTCAAAGAGGAGATCACATTTCAACATCACTCCTACGAGCAATTGAACAGTCTCGAATGTCTATCATCATTTTCTCGACAAATTATGCGGAATCACGATGGTGTCTTGATGAGTTGGTGAAGATAATGGAATGTAATAGAACCATTGGACAAATTGTTCTGCCAGTGTTCTTAGACGTAGATCCATCGGAAGTCCGTCATCAAACCTCTGAATTCGGAAAAgcatttcaaattcttttgaaTAGGAGGATTGAGAAGGAAGAACCTGAGTTGATAGAATTCAACTTGGAGATGAAGTGGAGAACAGCGCTTCGCCAGGCAGCTGGCCTTGCTGGGTTCGTAGTCCTAAACTTAAG gaatgAAAGTGATGTTATAGAGGATATTGTTGAAAATGTTACGCGTAAGCTTGACAAGGCAGACTTGTTTATTGCTAATAATCCAGTGGGAGTTGAATCTCGAGTGCAGGATATGATTCAACTGCTGGACCAAGATATCCAACTATCAAATGATGTTCTCCTTCTAGGGATGTGGGGTATGGGAGGAGTTGGTAAAACGACCATTGCCAAAGCTATTTACAATAAAATTGGCCGCAATTTTGAAGGTAGAAGCTTCCTTGCAAATATTAGGGAAGTTTGGGATGAGACTGCTGGAAAATTGAATTTACAAGAACAACTTCTGTTTGACATCTGCAAAGTTACAGCGAAAGTACCAAGCATTGAAAGTGGAAAAACCATATTAAAGGATAGACTCAGCCAGAAAAGAGTACTAATTTTACTCGATGACGTTACTACATTGGACCAACTAAATGCTTTGTGTGGAAGTCGTAAGTGGTTTGGTTCGGGAAGTAGAATAATCATCACCACAAGGGATAGACATATACTTCGTGGGAATAGAGTTAATAAAGTATTCAAAATGAAACACATGGATGAAAGTGAATCAATTAAGCTATTTAGTTGGCACGCATTCAAGCAAGCGGGTCCTACAAAAGATTTTGCTGCAATTTCCAGAAAGGTCGTTGAGTATTCTGGGGGATTGCCACTAGCTTTGGAAGTCCTTGGGTCATATTTGTTTGATAGAGAGGTAACAGAATGGAAAAGTGTATTGGACAAACTCAAAAGAATTCCTAATAATCAAGTACAGGAGAAGTTAAGAATAAGCTATGATGCTTTAAATGATGATACTGAGAAAGAAATATTCCTTGACATAGCTTGTTTCTTTATTGGGATGGACCGAAATGATGTTACACTTATATTAAATGGATGCGGACTTTTTGCTGAAATTGGAATAAGTATCCTTGTTGAGCGAAGTCTggttattgttgataaaaagaacaaacttgGAATGCATGATTTGTTGCGAGATATGGGAAGAGAAATCGTTCGTGGGAAATCACCAGAAGAGCTCGAGGAGCGTTGCAGGTTGTGGTTTCAGGAGGATGCGCTTCAAGTATTATCAGAACAAACT GGAACTAAAACTATTAAGGGGCTGGCTTTGAAGTTGCCAAGATctaatgaaaaatgttttagtACTAAAGCATTCAAGAAGATGAAGAGACTCAGATTGCTTCAACTTGCTGGGGTAAACCTTGATGGAGATTTTGAATATCTTTCGAGAAATCTGATATGGCTGTCTTGGAATGGATGTTGTTTACCACATATACCTGAAAACTTTTATAGAGAAAATTTAGTTTCCATCGAGTTAGAGAATAGCAATGTCAAACTTTTATGGAAAGTGGCCCAG AGGATGGAAAAGCTGAAAATTCTAAATCTTAGCCATTCTCATTGTCTGATGCACACCCCTGACTTTTCATATATGCCTAATCTTGAAAAGCTAGTACTCAAAGATTGTCCAATATTGTCCGAGGTTTCTCCTACAATAGGAAAACTCAGTGAAATTCTTCTAATAGATTTGGAAGATTGTGTTAGCCTTCGTAACCTTCCAAGAAGCATCTATAAGTTGAAATCTCTTAAAACTCTCATTCTTTCTGGGTGTATAATGATTGACAAGTTAGAAGAGGACATAGAACAAATGGAATCTTTAACCACTCTGCTTGCACATAAAACTGCAATAAAAAGAATACCCTTTTCAGTAGTAAGGTCAAAAAGCATTGGATACATCTCTTTGTGCGGCTATGAAGGATTCTCGCGTGATGTGTTTCCATCTATCATTTTGTCTTGGATGTCACCAACAAATAATCTCCCATCCCTATTTCAAACATCTACTATCATGCCATCTCTTGTTCCTTTAGATGTACCACATAGTAGCTCCCATGAACTATCATCAATTTCCAAGTACCTTCCAAGTCTTCGAAGTCTTTGGGTGGAGTGCAGTTCAGAACATCAACTTTCTAATGATGCAACAATAATATTGGATGCTTTATACGCTACTCTTTCTAAGGATGTGGAATCGACTTCAGCTACTTCACAAATATCAAATATGATAACTTCTGCATTAACTCAACATTGCGATCAATTGCATGTTCCCTGTTCAGAACTTTCCATGAAGTCTGTTCTAATACAAATGGGTATGAATTGCCAAGTCACCAATAATCTGAAAGAAAACATGTTACAG AAGATGGATGGGAATGGTTTTGGGGAAGATTCTTCTGTAACTTACAATTGCGAAGGTTCTTCTGTAACTTTTGAAGTCCCTCAAATGAAAGGGCGTATGTTGAAGACAATAATGATATGCATTGTCTATTCTTCAACCCCGGATAACATAGCATCTGATGGCCTCACAAATTTGTTggtaaaaaattacacaaaatcCACCATTCAGCTCTATAAGAGAGAGGCGTTAATCTCCTTTGAAGATGAGGAGGGGCAGAGAGTAGTATCAAGTATTGAACCTGGAAATAAAgtggattttgttgttgtttttgagaaCGGTTTCGTTGTGAAGAGGACAACAGTTTATCTCATATATGATGAACCAATTGCTGAAAAGGGGGAGGAGTGTCATGCACAAGATAAGAATGTTATTGTTAGTAGCGGTgatgaaaatgaatgctttCTAGGCGAGATCTCTTCTCATGCACAACATAAGAACGAATCAATTGTTTGTAGTGGTGAAGAAAATGAATGCTTTGTCAGAAAAGTCTCTCCTCAAGTGGTTCCTGTGGATGACTTAACacaacagaagaagaaaaatctcCAAAGGAAATGGAAGACAATAAAACAATGCTAG
- the LOC25495364 gene encoding disease resistance protein RPV1 has protein sequence MVKSSTRSYDVFLSFRGVDTRESFTSHLCTSIQMSGIVVFRDDDSLRKGDLISTTLLRAIEESRIVIIVFSRNYAGSRWCLIELEKIMECYRTIGLVVLPVFYGVDPSEVRHQTGEFGKSFQLFLNRNGISKEDELKWRDVLREAAGLSGFVVLKFRNESEAIDDIVENISRLLDKTDLFIADNPVGVESRVEDMIQRLNIQQTNENVLLGIWGMGGIGKTTIAKAIYNKIGRKFAGRSFLANIREVWEQNDGPVCLQEQLLFDICKDTKTKIRSIESGKTILMDRLCHKRILIVLDDVSELEQLNALCGNRKWLSSGSRIIITTRDMHILRGNRVDQVCKMKEMDESESIELFSWHAFKQASPIEDFAGISRNVVEYSGGLPLALQVIGSYLFDRGIAEWKCVLEKLIRIPNDQVQKKLKISYDGLNDDTEKKIFLDIACFFIGMDRNDVTLILNGCELFAEIGVSVLVERSLVTVDDRNKLGMHDLLRDMGREIIREKSEEPEGRSRLWFDKDVFDVLSEQNGTKVVEGLALKLPRENAKCFSTKAFKKMEKLRLLQLAGVQLDGDFEHLSRNLRWLSWNGFPLTCIPSSFYQGNLVSIELVNSNIKLVWKKTQRLEKLKILNLSHSHYLTQTPDFSNLPNLEQLVLTDCPRLSEVSHSIEHLNKILLINLEDCIGLQSLPRSIYKLKSLKTLILSGCSMIDKLEEDLEQMTSLTTLIANNTAITRVPFSVVRSKSIGYISLCGYEGFSRDVFPSIIWSWMSPTNNLTSPFQTVAAMSSHVPLDVLNSSSHELSSISNYLPWLRCLWVECGSKLQLSQDAERILDALYATNSKEFESSDTSQLSNVKTHALLQYCSQVHISESKTSLRSFLIQMGMNCQVTTMLKENILQNMVVNGCEGCLLSGDGYPNWFSFNYDGCSVKFEVPQVEGRILKTMICVVYSSPPNNVVSDGLKNLMVKNYTKATIQLYKREALVSFKDDEGERLVSSIEPGNQVEVVVVVENDFIVKKTIIYLIYDESIGKTMDQSHVIDKDNRRKKILKWCC, from the exons ATGGTGAAAAGTTCAACAAGAAGTTATGATGTGTTCTTAAGTTTCAGAGGAGTGGACACTCGTGAATCTTTCACTTCACATCTTTGCACTAGTATTCAAATGTCTGGAATCGTTGTTTTTAGGGACGACGATTCACTTAGAAAAGGAGATCTCATTTCAACAACTCTATTGAGAGCAATTGAAGAGTCTAGAATTGttattatagttttttcaagaaattatgCGGGATCGCGATGGTGTTTGATAGAGTTGGAGAAAATAATGGAGTGTTATAGAACTATAGGACTAGTGGTTCTACCGGTTTTTTACGGTGTAGATCCATCTGAAGTACGTCATCAAACTGGTGAATTTGGAAAATCGTTTCAACTttttttgaatagaaatggaATTTCAAAGGAAGATGAGTTGAAATGGAGAGATGTACTTCGTGAAGCTGCTGGCCTTTCAGGATTTGTGGTCCTAAAATTCAG GAATGAAAGTGAAGCAATCGACGATATAGTGGAAAATATTTCACGTTTGCTTGACAAGACAGATTTGTTCATTGCTGATAATCCAGTGGGAGTCGAATCTCGAGTAGAAGATATGATTCAACGGTTAAACATCCAACAAACCAATGAAAATGTACTACTAGGGATTTGGGGTATGGGTGGGATTGGTAAAACCACCATTGCAAAAGCCATTTACAATAAAATTGGTCGTAAATTTGCAGGTAGGAGCTTCCTTGCAAATATCAGGGAAGTTTGGGAGCAAAATGATGGACCGGTTTGTTTACAAGAACAACTTCTTTTTGATATTTGCAAAGATACGAAAACTAAGATACGAAGTATTGAGTCGGGAAAAACTATATTAATGGATAGACTATGTCATAAAAGAATTCTTattgtacttgatgatgtgagTGAATTGGAGCAATTGAATGCTTTGTGCGGAAATCGTAAATGGCTTAGTTCAGGGAGTAGAATAATTATCACAACCAGGGATATGCATATACTTAGAGGGAATAGAGTTGACCAAGTGtgcaaaatgaaagaaatggatGAAAGTGAATCAATTGAGCTTTTTAGTTGGCATGCATTCAAACAAGCAAGTCCTATAGAAGATTTTGCTGGAATTTCAAGAAATGTAGTGGAGTATTCTGGGGGATTGCCGCTAGCTCTACAAGTCATTGGGTCATATTTGTTTGATAGGGGGATAGCAGAGTGGAAGTGTGTATTGGAGAAACTCATAAGAATTCCTAATGATCAAGTGCAGAAGAAGTTAAAAATAAGCTATGATGGTTTAAACGATGACACTGAGAAGAAAATATTCCTCGACATAGCTTGTTTCTTTATTGGGATGGATCGAAATGATGTTACACTTATATTAAATGGATGTGAACTTTTTGCTGAAATTGGAGTAAGTGTACTTGTTGAGCGAAGCCTTGTAACTGTCGATGATAGGAACAAGCTTGGAATGCATGATTTGCTGCGTGATATGGGAAGAGAAATCATTCGTGAAAAATCAGAAGAGCCTGAGGGGCGTAGCAGATTATGGTTTGATAAGGACGTGTTTGATGTATTATCAGAACAAAAT GGAACAAAAGTTGTTGAGGGATTGGCTTTGAAGTTGCCAAGAGAAAATGCAAAATGTTTTAGTACTAAAGCATTTAAGAAGATGGAAAAACTTCGATTGCTTCAACTTGCTGGTGTACAACTTGATGGGGATTTTGAACATCTTTCAAGAAATTTGAGATGGCTTTCATGGAATGGATTTCCTTTAACATGCATTCCTTCAAGCTTTTATCAAGGAAATTTAGTTTCCATTGAGTTAGTAAACAGCAATATCAAACTTGTGTGGAAAAAGACCCAG AGGTTGGAGAAGCTGAAAATACTCAATCTTAGTCATTCTCATTATCTGACGCAAACTCCAGATTTTTCAAACTTGCCTAATCTTGAACAACTAGTACTCACAGATTGTCCAAGGTTGTCAGAGGTTTCTCATAGTATTGAACATCTCAATAAAATTCTTCTGATAAATTTGGAAGATTGTATTGGTCTTCAGAGCCTTCCAAGAAGTATCTATAAGTTGAAATCTCTAAAAACTCTCATTCTTTCCGGGTGTTCAATGATTGACAAGTTGGAAGAGGACTTAGAACAGATGACATCTTTAACCACTCTGATAGCAAATAACACCGCAATAACAAGAGTGCCCTTTTCAGTAGTAAGGTCGAAAAGCATTGGATATATTTCTTTGTGCGGCTATGAAGGATTCTCACGTGATGTGTTCCCATCGATCATTTGGTCTTGGATGTCACCGACAAATAATCTCACTTCCCCATTTCAGACGGTTGCTGCAATGTCATCCCATGTTCCTTTAGATGTACTAAATAGTAGTTCCCATGAACTATCATCTATTTCCAATTACCTTCCATGGCTTCGATGTCTTTGGGTGGAATGCGGATCAAAACTTCAACTTTCTCAAGATGCAGAAAGAATTTTGGATGCCTTATATGCCACAAATTCTAAAGAATTCGAATCATCTGATACATCACAGTTATCAAATGTGAAAACTCATGCATTACTTCAATATTGCAGTCAAGTGCACATTTCAGAATCAAAAACTTCCTTGAGATCTTTTCTTATTCAAATGGGGATGAATTGCCAAGTCACGACAATGTTGAAAGAGAACATATTACAG AATATGGTTGTCAACGGGTGTGAAGGCTGCTTGCTCTCGGGTGATGGTTACCCAAATTGGTTTTCCTTTAATTACGATGGTTGTTCGGTAAAATTTGAAGTCCCTCAAGTGGAAGGGCGCATATTGAAGACAATGATATGCGTTGTCTATTCTTCACCACCAAATAATGTAGTATCAGACGGCCTTAAAAACTTGATGgtgaaaaattacactaaagCCACCATTCAACTATATAAGAGAGAGGCATTAGTCTCCTTCAAAGATGATGAGGGCGAGAGATTAGTATCAAGTATAGAGCCTGGTAACCAAGTGGaggttgtcgttgttgttgagaaCGATTTCATTGTGAAAAAGACAATAATTTATCTCATATACGATGAATCAATTGGCAAAACAATGGATCAAAGTCATGTTATAGATAAAGATAACAGAAGGAAGAAAATTCTCAAGTGGTGTTGCTAG